Genomic segment of Octadecabacter arcticus 238:
TTTGCCCTGAACGCGGCGCCAGCCAATCCATCATCGCATCTTTCCAGATGCGGTGGATGCCAAGGCTCATCGCGTCGTTCATCACGTCATACTTGCTGGCAACGCTTGAAAACACACCGCGCACGAGGCCTGCTTTGTCGCCCTCAGGCACGGTTTCAAAACCGAAATGGGTCGTGCGATCATCTGTCATGTTATGGCCCCTTGCGCAGCTTAATTGGCAGTTATAGCGTCCCACCTTCAGATACAAATAGCCAAATCAGCGCGGGGGACGATGGATGCCCGAATTGCCAGAAGTCGAAACCGTCCGCGCGGGCCTTGTCCCGTCTATGCAAGGGCACGTCATTACCCGTGCCGAGGTCAACCGCCCAGACCTGCGCTGGCCCTTTCCCGATGACATGGCGCAGCGACTGACGGGGGCGACCGTCACGGCGCTTCGCAGGCGATCAAAATACATTCTTGCTGATCTAAGTACGGGTGAAACCCTCATTATTCATCTGGGCATGTCGGGCCGAATGACGGTGTCCGGTGATCCGCTTGGCCAGTTCCACCATGACCATCCCGCCCCTGCAAAACACGATCATGTGGTGTTTCACATGGGCAATGGCGCGCGCGTGACGTTCAATGATCCACGGCGGTTCGGCGCGATGGACCTCGCCAAGACCGACGCATTGAACGATCACTGGCTGATCAAACCCATTGGTCCCGAACCTTTGGGCAATGGATTTAACGAGGCGTATTTGGTTAAAGCCTTCGCCGCAAAGAACACGCCCGTCAAAACAGCCCTTCTTGATCAACGCCTTATCGCGGGCTTGGGCAATATCTACGTTTGCGAAGTCCTGTTTCGCGCCCACATCGATCCGACGCGAAAGGCGAAAGACCTGTCCAAGAAACAAATCGCGTCGCTTGTGCCTATCGTGCGCGATGTCCTGAACAAAGCGATCGCAGCTGGTGGCTCATCGCTCAAGGACTACCGCCAAGCAGATGGCGAACTTGGCTATTTTCAAAAGGCATTTCAGGCCTACGACCGCGCGGGCCACCCCTGCCAAACCCCCGAATGCACCGGATCAATCGCCCGCATCGTGCAGTCGGGACGATCAACTTTCTATTGCCCCAAATGTCAAAGATAGCTTGCCCTTGCGCCACGCTTTGGTAACCCTGAAAGATCATGAACGAGTGCGGAGCAAACACA
This window contains:
- the mutM gene encoding bifunctional DNA-formamidopyrimidine glycosylase/DNA-(apurinic or apyrimidinic site) lyase, producing the protein MPELPEVETVRAGLVPSMQGHVITRAEVNRPDLRWPFPDDMAQRLTGATVTALRRRSKYILADLSTGETLIIHLGMSGRMTVSGDPLGQFHHDHPAPAKHDHVVFHMGNGARVTFNDPRRFGAMDLAKTDALNDHWLIKPIGPEPLGNGFNEAYLVKAFAAKNTPVKTALLDQRLIAGLGNIYVCEVLFRAHIDPTRKAKDLSKKQIASLVPIVRDVLNKAIAAGGSSLKDYRQADGELGYFQKAFQAYDRAGHPCQTPECTGSIARIVQSGRSTFYCPKCQR